A DNA window from Shewanella baltica contains the following coding sequences:
- a CDS encoding inorganic phosphate transporter: protein MFEMFTTLGFAWSVGLVLAILFVLAYEFINGFHDTANAVATVIYTKAMPANLAVVTSALFNFAGVLLGGLGVAYAIVHLLPVDSLLGMDSTQGLLMVFSLLFSAIIWNLGTWYFGIPASSSHTLIGSIMGVGGAFAWMNHQPILQGINVSKASQIMLSLIISPTLGFVMAGIFLLIMKYVWQKHKIHRTPDEQMQINGKKHPPFWARASLIVSAMGVSFAHGSNDGQKGIGLVMLVLICMAPAYFALDMGSQPYDLERTQDANRRIMAIYDRNQAVIADVIDFSASANVPEYMLAHCSSENVLPAMSLLDRRLAKVSTYKDMDVQERREVRRLLLCIDDTARQVAKLYLPAKDLTSLAKWRKDLTRTTEYAPLWVIIAIATALGCGTLVGWRRIVYTVGEKIGSSSMTYSQGIAAQVTAAVSIGIASMTGMPVSTTHILSSAVAGTMVANRSGLQIQTIKQIMLAWLLTLPITMLLSACVFILANALWG, encoded by the coding sequence TTAATGGCTTCCACGATACGGCCAATGCGGTGGCTACGGTTATCTATACCAAGGCTATGCCAGCCAATCTTGCCGTCGTTACCTCTGCGCTCTTTAACTTTGCGGGTGTGCTACTAGGTGGCTTAGGTGTGGCCTATGCAATAGTGCATTTGTTGCCCGTAGATTCCTTGCTCGGCATGGATTCGACCCAAGGTTTATTGATGGTCTTTTCTTTGCTGTTTTCGGCAATTATCTGGAACTTAGGCACTTGGTATTTTGGTATTCCTGCCTCGAGTTCTCATACCTTGATTGGCTCGATAATGGGCGTGGGCGGCGCGTTCGCTTGGATGAATCATCAGCCTATCTTGCAGGGCATTAATGTCTCTAAGGCCTCGCAGATCATGTTGTCCTTAATCATTTCGCCGACTTTAGGTTTTGTGATGGCGGGGATTTTTCTACTCATCATGAAATACGTCTGGCAGAAACATAAAATTCACCGCACTCCCGATGAACAGATGCAGATTAATGGCAAAAAACACCCGCCATTTTGGGCAAGGGCGAGTTTAATTGTCTCTGCTATGGGGGTGAGTTTTGCCCATGGTTCGAACGATGGCCAGAAGGGCATCGGCCTAGTGATGCTAGTGCTGATTTGTATGGCTCCGGCGTATTTTGCCTTGGACATGGGCAGTCAACCCTATGATTTGGAACGAACTCAAGATGCCAATCGGCGCATTATGGCGATTTACGATCGTAACCAAGCCGTGATCGCGGATGTGATCGACTTTAGCGCTTCAGCAAACGTCCCCGAATATATGCTGGCCCATTGCTCATCTGAAAATGTATTACCTGCGATGTCGCTACTTGACCGCCGCTTGGCAAAAGTCTCGACTTACAAAGACATGGATGTACAAGAGCGGCGCGAGGTGCGTCGGTTACTCCTGTGTATCGATGATACTGCTCGCCAAGTGGCGAAGTTATATCTCCCAGCTAAAGATCTGACTTCATTGGCTAAATGGCGCAAGGATCTCACCCGCACCACTGAATATGCGCCTCTTTGGGTGATTATTGCCATTGCGACTGCGCTGGGTTGCGGCACGTTAGTGGGCTGGCGACGGATTGTGTATACCGTGGGGGAGAAAATTGGTTCATCGAGTATGACCTACAGCCAAGGCATTGCCGCACAGGTCACCGCTGCCGTATCGATTGGGATTGCCAGTATGACGGGCATGCCTGTGTCGACGACTCATATTTTATCTTCCGCCGTTGCGGGCACTATGGTGGCTAATCGTTCGGGGCTACAGATCCAAACAATTAAGCAAATCATGCTCGCTTGGCTGCTGACGCTTCCTATTACTATGTTGCTCTCTGCGTGCGTGTTTATCCTTGCCAATGCACTTTGGGGTTAG
- a CDS encoding isocitrate lyase/PEP mutase family protein, protein MAEQLRILFKALHQQSEPLILTNVWDAASAAIIQASGALAIATSSAALAWSLGYPDGQALPKAALLDAVNHILRLSRVPVTLDIESGYSQDPDEVTAFVAQLSELGVAGINIEDGSAGVAEMVAKIKAIRAHPRCQGLFINARTDVYLLGLASGDAAVAMTIDRLTQYQAAGADGGFIPGATKVETAKRLSAAVDMPLNFMLLNEQMDIDELFGAGVQRFSTGPAAFLQAYGTLLNPILLNSIKAKPFQQQPKDAVIAADNGSIPKVIALDFERMNNLYIPS, encoded by the coding sequence ATGGCTGAGCAATTGAGAATACTTTTCAAAGCACTACACCAACAATCAGAGCCGCTGATATTAACCAATGTTTGGGATGCTGCCAGTGCGGCTATCATCCAAGCATCGGGCGCCCTTGCCATTGCGACCAGTAGCGCGGCATTGGCTTGGTCGCTCGGTTATCCCGATGGCCAAGCGCTACCTAAGGCGGCTTTATTGGACGCAGTGAACCATATCCTACGGCTGAGCCGAGTGCCTGTGACGCTAGATATTGAATCCGGTTATAGCCAAGATCCCGATGAGGTTACTGCTTTTGTTGCGCAGCTCTCTGAGCTTGGCGTAGCAGGGATTAATATTGAGGATGGCAGTGCAGGTGTTGCTGAGATGGTGGCAAAAATTAAAGCTATTCGCGCCCATCCTCGTTGCCAAGGATTATTTATTAATGCGCGAACCGATGTGTATTTACTGGGCTTAGCCAGTGGTGATGCCGCGGTCGCTATGACAATCGATAGGTTAACTCAGTATCAGGCTGCGGGCGCGGATGGCGGCTTTATCCCTGGCGCGACCAAGGTCGAGACCGCTAAGCGCTTGTCTGCCGCTGTGGATATGCCACTGAATTTTATGCTATTGAATGAGCAGATGGATATCGACGAGTTATTTGGTGCAGGTGTGCAGCGTTTTTCCACCGGTCCGGCTGCATTTTTACAAGCCTATGGCACTTTGCTTAATCCAATTTTGTTAAATTCAATTAAGGCAAAGCCGTTTCAGCAACAGCCAAAAGATGCGGTTATTGCCGCTGATAATGGCTCAATACCTAAAGTTATTGCCCTTGATTTTGAACGAATGAATAACTTATATATCCCGAGTTAA
- a CDS encoding DUF72 domain-containing protein: MDELRSGLDKPSHFRLGLAMWSHSNWQESVYGHGIKQAERLARYATIFNTVEGNTSFYATPAQQTVMNWHSATPDDFRFTFKLPQTMTHQRLLQHCGQELKDFFQVMAPLIDKTGIWKIQLPAHFGPENLPVLAQFLNQVPQGLTYGVEVRHAAFFAKGDAERALNRLLIDKKVNRIIMDSRPLFALPPSNAAIIDAHKKKPRVPVHAIATANHPVVRFIGQPDDAVAQLAQQGVSALPKDNDAFFDNWLTQLPLWLAEGREPYLFIHTPDNETAPELAIRLYQTLRSQIAAHIQLAELSLLEKIPEETSTQMGLAW; this comes from the coding sequence TTGGATGAGTTGCGTTCTGGGTTAGATAAACCCAGCCATTTTCGCCTTGGCCTAGCCATGTGGTCACACTCGAATTGGCAAGAGAGTGTTTATGGCCATGGGATTAAACAAGCGGAGCGACTAGCCCGTTACGCCACAATATTCAACACTGTCGAAGGTAATACCAGCTTCTACGCGACGCCTGCACAGCAAACCGTTATGAACTGGCACAGTGCCACGCCCGATGATTTTCGCTTTACCTTCAAGCTGCCGCAAACCATGACTCACCAAAGACTATTGCAACACTGCGGCCAAGAATTGAAGGATTTCTTCCAAGTAATGGCGCCATTAATCGATAAAACGGGGATCTGGAAAATTCAACTTCCCGCCCATTTCGGCCCAGAAAACTTACCTGTGTTAGCACAATTTCTCAATCAAGTCCCCCAAGGATTAACCTATGGCGTTGAAGTCAGGCATGCAGCGTTTTTTGCGAAGGGAGACGCCGAGCGCGCACTCAATCGATTACTTATCGATAAAAAAGTGAATCGCATCATCATGGATAGCAGGCCCTTGTTTGCCCTGCCGCCCAGCAACGCCGCCATTATCGACGCCCATAAGAAAAAGCCTCGGGTGCCAGTGCATGCGATTGCCACCGCTAATCATCCTGTGGTGCGCTTTATCGGCCAACCAGACGATGCCGTAGCACAACTCGCGCAGCAAGGCGTAAGCGCTTTGCCTAAGGATAACGATGCCTTTTTTGATAATTGGCTAACCCAACTCCCGCTGTGGCTCGCAGAAGGTCGTGAGCCCTATCTGTTTATTCATACTCCCGATAATGAAACCGCGCCTGAACTGGCCATCCGTCTCTATCAAACATTGCGCAGCCAAATTGCAGCGCACATTCAACTCGCCGAGTTAAGCCTACTTGAGAAGATACCTGAGGAGACAAGTACGCAGATGGGACTTGCTTGGTAA
- a CDS encoding GGDEF domain-containing protein, with amino-acid sequence MNNDGYTSLSNFIDLLLDAICVVDKAGRFEFVSAGAERIFGYTPEEMIGMQMLDLVIPEDRERTLATANEIMTGRYKVDFENRYVRKDGVIVDILWSARWSDAYQQRVAVARDISKSKNAERRQAALYEISEAVHVAEDLLALYRRIHEIIAKLLPAVNFAIALYDQDLNELSFPYKAAAGDNSLVDIASFSLFTEQVIHSAESLLLCPVTLSEYPQAIREELGNGNLSWLGVPLKLQKGVIGALMMHSLPTSASYTHQDRELLEFVSTQIAFAIERRQMLARLEHIALYDQLTLLPNRELFYDRFQKALSRAHRESSYFSLLYLDLDKFKWVNDTFGHSVGDLLLQVTAQRIVSCVRGSDTVARFGGDEFVILLERVDSAQNTLLAAQKILQVLNQPFELTDQQIHILPSIGIALYPEHGTDEKQLLSCADAAMYKAKKNGGNRIEMGYQGLRNLHADPLTAAPELKSAELKDTELEDRELKDTELNNLENKVTKIV; translated from the coding sequence GTGAATAATGATGGCTACACTTCCCTAAGCAATTTTATCGACCTTCTCTTGGATGCTATTTGCGTCGTCGATAAAGCTGGGCGGTTTGAATTTGTCAGTGCCGGGGCAGAACGCATTTTTGGCTATACCCCAGAAGAAATGATTGGCATGCAGATGCTCGATCTTGTTATTCCTGAGGATAGAGAGCGCACACTCGCAACCGCCAATGAGATTATGACTGGCCGCTATAAGGTCGATTTCGAAAACCGTTATGTGCGTAAAGACGGCGTAATTGTCGATATTTTGTGGTCCGCACGCTGGTCCGATGCTTACCAACAACGCGTCGCGGTCGCCAGAGATATCTCTAAGAGTAAAAACGCCGAACGCAGACAAGCTGCACTGTATGAGATTTCTGAAGCTGTGCATGTCGCTGAGGACTTGCTAGCCCTATATCGCCGCATCCATGAAATCATTGCAAAATTGCTGCCCGCGGTAAACTTTGCCATCGCATTGTACGATCAAGATTTAAATGAACTCAGTTTCCCTTACAAAGCCGCTGCGGGTGATAATTCACTGGTCGATATTGCAAGTTTCAGCTTGTTTACCGAACAAGTGATCCACAGTGCAGAATCTTTACTCCTGTGTCCCGTGACCTTATCTGAGTATCCCCAAGCCATTCGTGAAGAGCTGGGTAATGGCAATTTAAGTTGGTTGGGTGTGCCGCTAAAGCTGCAAAAAGGTGTTATCGGTGCCTTGATGATGCATAGCTTGCCCACTTCGGCTTCTTATACGCACCAAGACCGTGAGCTATTGGAGTTTGTTTCTACGCAAATTGCCTTTGCGATTGAACGCCGACAAATGCTTGCGCGATTAGAGCATATTGCGCTGTATGATCAGCTAACCCTGTTGCCCAATCGCGAGCTTTTTTACGACAGGTTTCAAAAGGCGCTATCCCGAGCCCATAGGGAATCAAGTTATTTCTCTTTACTTTATTTAGATTTAGATAAGTTTAAGTGGGTAAACGATACCTTTGGTCATAGTGTGGGCGATTTATTGCTGCAAGTGACAGCACAACGTATTGTCAGCTGTGTAAGGGGCTCAGATACCGTAGCGCGTTTTGGGGGCGACGAGTTTGTCATCTTACTCGAGCGCGTTGATTCGGCACAAAATACCCTGTTGGCAGCGCAAAAAATATTACAAGTGCTCAATCAACCCTTTGAGCTTACCGATCAGCAAATCCATATTTTACCGAGTATCGGTATTGCCCTGTATCCAGAGCACGGCACGGACGAAAAACAGTTACTTTCCTGTGCGGATGCAGCCATGTATAAGGCTAAGAAAAATGGGGGCAATCGCATTGAAATGGGTTATCAAGGGCTGAGAAATCTGCATGCAGATCCTCTGACTGCGGCTCCTGAGTTAAAGAGCGCTGAGTTAAAAGACACTGAGTTAGAAGACCGTGAATTAAAAGACACTGAGTTAAATAACCTTGAAAACAAGGTGACTAAGATAGTGTGA
- a CDS encoding methyl-accepting chemotaxis protein, translated as MRSTLKTRLLFSSLSAVLITIAVLVSISTYFIRNNALENTQNEIDQLANTFSSGIGQWMQDRKMAITSLKQTIEADPSTNVTPHLLQAHTAVDFALTYYGDEQGNMYRQDPSLNTANYDPRVRPWYMDAKAAGKMIMTAPYVSATLKKQVVTIAEPVMSSGQLIGVAAANLTIDQLTDAVQRLEVPGEGYTLMVDNAGLIISHPNSQLNTQQLTKIDSDFSNSWLSQRTNANTMEERTLDGATKLVYVAAIPSTDWALIFVMDKQEIMSQATDLAWWMSAVGVALLVLFGLILIAIFKIQFKDLERVAQALNDIAEGDGDLTVRIHTANSHDEIGMLASGFNRFVERLHGMISRMHKIAGQLEHQAQGSSASATDNSQRIEVQQDEVTMVATAVTEMASATEEIASNAEHTAQTAQNAVGLSNHGHKQVAQSQQSIRNLASEVETAGRIIGELNEHSQKINSILLTISGIAEQTNLLALNAAIEAARAGEQGRGFAVVADEVRVLSQRTHSSTQEIQAMIETLQQTAGKAVKSMTQSHEMAETSVADANSASESLLLISKAINDISDMASQIATAAEEQTSVTSEINRNTESIREVSENLSIEAQTSMVQAQELAHLAASLQQEVNRFKL; from the coding sequence ATGCGATCGACACTCAAAACACGGCTGCTGTTCAGCAGTCTTTCCGCTGTACTGATCACTATTGCTGTACTCGTAAGTATCTCAACTTATTTCATTAGAAATAATGCGTTAGAAAATACCCAGAATGAAATTGACCAACTGGCGAATACCTTTTCATCCGGCATTGGTCAGTGGATGCAAGACAGAAAAATGGCCATTACCAGCCTAAAACAAACCATTGAAGCCGATCCGAGTACAAACGTTACCCCTCATTTGCTGCAAGCGCATACTGCGGTTGACTTTGCCCTCACCTATTATGGCGACGAGCAAGGCAACATGTATCGTCAAGATCCGTCTCTGAATACCGCGAATTATGATCCCCGCGTTCGCCCTTGGTATATGGACGCTAAAGCTGCCGGTAAAATGATCATGACAGCGCCCTACGTCAGCGCCACACTGAAAAAACAAGTCGTGACGATTGCCGAACCTGTAATGAGTTCGGGCCAGCTGATAGGCGTGGCAGCAGCGAACTTAACCATAGATCAATTGACCGATGCGGTGCAGCGCCTCGAAGTACCGGGCGAAGGTTATACCTTGATGGTCGATAATGCAGGACTCATCATCAGTCATCCCAATAGCCAGCTCAATACCCAACAACTCACGAAAATTGATAGTGATTTTAGTAATAGCTGGTTATCACAACGCACCAATGCCAATACCATGGAAGAACGCACCCTAGATGGTGCAACTAAGTTAGTCTATGTTGCGGCAATTCCCTCAACGGACTGGGCGCTGATTTTCGTGATGGATAAACAAGAAATCATGTCACAGGCAACCGATCTTGCCTGGTGGATGTCGGCAGTAGGTGTCGCCCTATTAGTGCTATTTGGCTTGATTTTAATCGCGATTTTCAAAATCCAATTCAAAGATCTCGAACGCGTTGCCCAAGCACTCAATGATATCGCCGAAGGTGATGGCGACCTAACAGTGCGCATTCATACTGCCAACAGTCACGATGAAATTGGCATGTTGGCTTCGGGCTTTAACCGCTTTGTGGAACGTCTCCATGGCATGATTTCCCGTATGCATAAGATTGCAGGTCAATTGGAGCATCAAGCCCAAGGCAGCAGCGCTTCGGCTACGGACAACAGCCAACGCATTGAAGTACAACAAGATGAAGTGACTATGGTCGCCACGGCTGTCACCGAAATGGCCAGTGCCACCGAAGAGATTGCCAGCAACGCCGAGCACACAGCACAAACGGCGCAAAATGCAGTCGGGCTTTCGAATCATGGCCACAAACAAGTCGCCCAGAGTCAGCAATCTATCCGTAATTTAGCCAGTGAAGTTGAAACTGCCGGCCGAATTATCGGTGAGCTGAATGAGCACTCACAGAAGATCAACAGTATTCTGTTAACGATCAGTGGCATCGCCGAACAAACCAACTTACTCGCACTCAACGCGGCCATTGAAGCCGCGCGTGCGGGTGAACAGGGTCGCGGTTTTGCTGTGGTTGCCGATGAAGTTCGAGTACTGTCACAACGTACCCATTCATCGACCCAAGAAATTCAAGCGATGATCGAAACCCTCCAACAAACCGCCGGTAAAGCCGTTAAATCTATGACCCAGAGTCATGAAATGGCAGAAACCAGTGTGGCCGACGCCAATTCCGCCAGCGAAAGTCTGTTGCTGATCAGTAAAGCCATTAATGATATTTCGGATATGGCGAGCCAAATTGCTACGGCAGCTGAAGAGCAAACCTCAGTCACCAGCGAAATCAACCGCAATACTGAGTCGATTCGTGAAGTGTCAGAGAATCTCTCGATTGAAGCGCAAACCTCTATGGTGCAAGCGCAGGAACTCGCCCACTTAGCCGCGTCATTACAGCAGGAAGTGAATCGCTTCAAACTGTAG
- the pepN gene encoding aminopeptidase N: MNLFKASFVALACGALMSCATQSTLNTGPRDASAYISQYQAALRSQIISDVRYELDFQLTGEAEFSATSKVTFQLSEIPKQLSLDLNKAQIKRFIINGTAVYPNYNGAYISLNTRLLTSGENTVEVQFTRPHSTNGEGLHRFKDPVDGKVYLYSHFEPAAAQQMFAVFDQPDIKANYQITVTAPKDWQVISTMRESQITPAGAYNRWTFPDTPKLSPYNFSMHAGPYHMWQDNSGRYPMRLFARESVANQVTPQDWFNYTKQGLTFFDNYFGIPYPFKKYDQILVPDFLYGAMENAGAVTFAEDHFLYKAAMTADQKQSLAGVIMHEMAHQWFGDLVTMKWWNGLWLNESFASFMGTLATQEATEFTNAWRTFYAKGKQRAYEQDSLVTTHPIEVPVATTQNAFDNIDAITYQKGASTLKQLRHLLGDMVFRRGVSNYLKQYSYQNAELDDFINSLGKAAGRDLSAWTQEWLYSAGVNTIKAEYRCEGNRISDFSLLQLPASAELPTLREQKVQVALFTQGRFDLRHDVTVPVTYKGERTEVKQLIGERCPDLVYPNFDDWGFVKVELDDKSFNTAKQQLSNVSDPLLRSMLWQSLWDSVREGKLSLEQYLSTVFVNAPAETDYTIVGQIIDSMLRSKQYLAQIAPIQQNYAENAIKGLSQMSLRKAMESKGDNDFQRIWFDAYVSLASDRDSLRHLAQLVDGETKIKGLTLDQDLRWAMITQLNRYDYPNAQQRLTKEAAKDNSDSGEKAALAAQVIRPEAAAKRRWLSKVHQDSLPFSKQRIIMENLYPAEQKLLSAATADERLASLRDMDKKGPVFMRNYAHNLIPTDCNYTSIAALDKVLDSQTGLSNFTRRNLLETRQMEQRCVLIKNKMTQ; encoded by the coding sequence GTGAACTTGTTTAAAGCCAGTTTTGTTGCCCTTGCCTGCGGCGCATTGATGTCGTGTGCCACCCAAAGCACTCTTAATACGGGTCCACGTGACGCCAGTGCTTACATTAGCCAGTATCAGGCTGCGCTGCGCTCGCAGATCATTTCCGATGTTCGCTATGAATTGGATTTTCAGCTCACAGGGGAAGCCGAGTTTTCCGCCACCTCCAAAGTGACCTTTCAATTAAGTGAAATACCAAAACAACTGAGCTTAGATTTAAACAAGGCACAGATAAAACGCTTTATCATCAACGGCACCGCTGTATATCCAAACTATAATGGCGCTTACATTAGCTTAAATACGCGTCTGCTGACCTCGGGTGAAAACACGGTTGAAGTGCAGTTTACTCGCCCTCACAGCACTAATGGCGAAGGCCTGCACCGTTTTAAAGATCCGGTCGATGGCAAGGTCTACCTCTATTCGCATTTTGAACCCGCCGCCGCGCAGCAAATGTTTGCCGTATTCGACCAACCGGATATCAAAGCCAACTATCAGATTACGGTCACAGCGCCCAAAGATTGGCAAGTGATTAGCACTATGCGTGAAAGCCAAATCACTCCAGCGGGCGCTTACAATCGTTGGACCTTCCCTGATACGCCAAAACTCAGTCCGTATAACTTTTCTATGCATGCGGGCCCTTACCACATGTGGCAGGACAACTCGGGCCGCTATCCGATGCGCCTGTTCGCCCGTGAATCTGTGGCGAATCAAGTCACACCGCAGGATTGGTTTAACTATACCAAACAAGGGTTAACCTTCTTCGATAACTACTTTGGCATTCCATATCCCTTTAAGAAATATGATCAAATTCTGGTGCCTGATTTCCTCTATGGCGCCATGGAAAACGCGGGTGCGGTGACCTTTGCCGAGGATCATTTCCTCTATAAAGCAGCCATGACGGCAGATCAAAAACAAAGCCTAGCCGGCGTGATCATGCATGAAATGGCGCATCAATGGTTTGGCGATCTCGTGACCATGAAATGGTGGAATGGCCTGTGGCTCAATGAAAGCTTTGCCTCCTTTATGGGCACGCTTGCGACTCAGGAGGCGACCGAATTCACCAATGCTTGGCGCACTTTTTACGCCAAAGGCAAACAAAGAGCTTATGAGCAGGACAGCTTAGTCACTACGCATCCAATTGAAGTGCCAGTGGCAACGACCCAAAACGCCTTCGATAATATCGATGCGATCACTTATCAAAAAGGCGCATCGACACTGAAACAACTGCGCCACTTGCTGGGCGACATGGTGTTTCGCCGCGGAGTCAGCAATTATTTAAAACAATATAGTTATCAAAATGCCGAGTTAGATGATTTTATCAATAGCCTAGGCAAAGCCGCTGGTCGTGATTTAAGCGCATGGACTCAAGAATGGCTCTACAGCGCGGGCGTTAACACCATCAAGGCGGAATATCGCTGTGAAGGTAACCGTATCAGCGACTTTAGCCTGCTACAGCTCCCAGCAAGCGCTGAGCTGCCAACATTACGCGAACAAAAAGTCCAAGTGGCACTCTTTACCCAAGGCCGCTTCGATTTGCGTCATGACGTCACAGTGCCAGTGACTTACAAGGGGGAGCGTACCGAAGTCAAACAACTGATTGGTGAGCGCTGCCCAGACTTAGTCTATCCAAACTTTGATGATTGGGGCTTTGTGAAAGTCGAGCTCGATGACAAATCCTTTAACACCGCAAAACAGCAGCTGAGTAATGTGTCAGATCCACTGCTGCGCTCTATGCTGTGGCAAAGTCTGTGGGACAGCGTTCGTGAAGGTAAATTGAGCTTAGAGCAATACCTAAGCACAGTGTTTGTTAACGCGCCTGCTGAGACGGACTACACCATTGTTGGTCAGATCATCGATAGCATGTTGCGCTCGAAGCAGTATCTCGCACAAATCGCACCTATTCAGCAAAACTACGCTGAGAATGCAATCAAAGGCTTAAGCCAGATGAGCCTTAGAAAAGCGATGGAAAGCAAAGGCGATAATGACTTCCAACGTATTTGGTTCGATGCGTATGTCAGTTTAGCCAGCGACAGGGATTCATTGCGCCATTTAGCGCAACTCGTTGACGGCGAGACAAAAATTAAGGGATTAACCTTAGATCAAGATTTACGCTGGGCGATGATCACCCAGCTCAATCGCTATGATTACCCTAACGCGCAGCAACGTTTAACCAAAGAAGCGGCTAAGGATAATTCGGACTCAGGCGAGAAAGCAGCGCTTGCGGCGCAAGTGATCCGCCCAGAAGCGGCGGCCAAACGTCGCTGGTTAAGCAAGGTTCATCAAGACAGCCTGCCTTTCTCCAAGCAACGGATCATTATGGAAAATCTTTATCCTGCGGAGCAGAAACTATTGAGCGCGGCTACGGCGGATGAACGTCTGGCGAGCTTGAGGGATATGGATAAAAAAGGCCCTGTGTTTATGCGTAACTACGCTCACAACTTGATTCCTACTGATTGTAACTACACTAGCATAGCGGCATTGGATAAAGTGCTTGATAGCCAAACTGGATTATCGAATTTCACCCGCCGCAATCTATTAGAAACCCGTCAAATGGAACAGCGCTGCGTGCTGATCAAAAATAAAATGACTCAATGA
- the lpoB gene encoding penicillin-binding protein activator LpoB, which translates to MKQFKLIFVLAAVMGLAACQSKVEYGDATEVETVNENFGSTDLQAIAAKMVDSMMTFPPIVAMTANSRPILFVDSIKNKTSEHIDTESVTDSISNKLLRSGKFRFIDMTKVDSVRKQLDYQNNTGMVDPSTAIKFGRQIGAQYMLYGNLSSIVKQDGSTKDVYYKMTMRLMDLETGLIEWSDEKEIRKMKSKSFLGM; encoded by the coding sequence ATGAAACAATTTAAACTGATTTTTGTGCTGGCTGCCGTTATGGGTCTGGCTGCATGTCAATCTAAAGTCGAATATGGCGATGCCACCGAAGTTGAAACCGTCAATGAGAATTTTGGCTCAACGGATCTACAAGCTATTGCAGCCAAGATGGTGGATAGCATGATGACTTTCCCTCCTATCGTGGCCATGACAGCCAATAGCCGTCCGATTTTATTTGTCGACAGCATCAAGAACAAAACCTCAGAGCACATTGATACTGAGTCTGTTACTGACTCTATCAGCAACAAACTATTGCGCTCAGGCAAGTTCCGTTTTATCGACATGACTAAAGTAGATTCAGTCCGTAAGCAATTGGATTACCAAAACAACACTGGCATGGTTGATCCATCAACCGCCATCAAATTTGGTCGTCAAATCGGCGCGCAATACATGTTATACGGCAATTTATCTAGCATAGTTAAGCAAGACGGTAGCACTAAAGATGTGTACTACAAGATGACAATGCGTTTAATGGATTTAGAAACAGGCCTGATCGAATGGTCTGATGAAAAAGAAATCCGTAAGATGAAGTCTAAGTCTTTCTTAGGCATGTAA